cttcattgaaaaaacctgcttttctttccaacataaagacatttctaagtgacaccaaacttctGAACGTTAGTGTATATATATGCCTATATCTAAATCAGATCATCTCATAGAAAAGTTAGAGTTCTGCTAACTCGCTATCTTAGATGTCTTTCAGACTGTTTCAACATGAACGAAGTGTCTGATATTTGTCTAATGATTATTTACTTTTGGTTTGAGGAATAGTAATCTTAAATAGTCATTAAATCAAGCCTTTAAGACTCTtgggaaaagcagcttttagaTGTTCTATACTGCAGTCTTTCTTTGTGTCCCAATGATGCTGGTCTTAGTTTTTACGGTGAAGGGAAGTCGTGATGCTACGTCAGTCAGCCACagtgtgcttttcttttaacatcACAGTTAGCACAAATGCCTATAAAGACAAAGATCCGGCTACTGAAGTGcgatttgtttttctgtcagttacCAAGAATGAAAAATGGACTTACACCATATGACTtgctgtctctttttgttttcaatttaacgtcctgtttttcattttcagtgtttgatgGGGCTTCGGATCATATTTTAGTACATAGACCAGAACGGTTGTCAGCTTTGTGTGAAACAGTTTGTCTAGCCCGCACACCGTCCTGACcttaactttatttatacccCTCGTTCAATAAGGCGTTATTTTCTACAGCAAGACTAAAATGTGGTCAAAGTGTGGAAACAGAAGACTGAGAGCTGCTGGAGCAGTCCTGTGTTTTCTAATGAAATTacccagccagctgagctaCCTGGGTGCCCCTGACAGTGCTTTTAACACCATACGACCTGCACTGCTCAGGAATAAGGATCAGACGCTCCACTAGGGACCTGGATCTTTAATTTCCTCACAGGTCGCTGCAGTTCGTGAGGCTGCAGAGCACCGCGTCAAACACAATAGCGAGCAGTACAGTTGACCTCAGGGGAGGATCCTGTCTAACTTCCTGTTCAGATACTGAAACATCGGACTAAGATCTGAACAATCTCATCAATATcatttgcattattatttttctcaatAGTTCATGCAACATCAGTTTCAGTATCatgtaacatttcattttcatgtgtgaGGTTTGATTTTATTGTGCAATATTTGagtttcatgtgtaatatttcatcatcaTGGGTGACCTTAattattacctcagtaaactGCCAGCCTGGCTTACTGGTCTTATTTTAGTTTACATATTTTACTTCAGTAATGtataatattttacatattgCTTTTCTACGTtgcactgcatttcttatgtgACGCCTCTTTGGTTTTTCTCAGCAATATCTGGAAGAAGAATTTCCTTCGCGATTAATCAAATTTGATCATATGTGAAATTAGTTGATTTTAACCGGCTCAAAAGAGGAAAGATGAGAAGAAAAAGGTGACTAGTTGAATAATTACAGCCCAGATTTCAAAGAGAATGTCACTGATGAGGAAGTCAAGTATAGAAATGCGCTGGCATCACAAAAGGATAAGTACTGTGGTGATCTCAAAGACTGCTGCTGAGTCATGCAGTAAGTCATGATCACGTTATGCAATCAGTAAGAAAACATTGGATTATACAATAAGTTTTTTCTCCCAGACTGACTTTATCAAATTAAGTGTAACCTTTTTCCAATCCAGTTTTACATGTGGCACTAATGGTTATTTCAAAGCAAACAGTTCTGTCTGCTGAATTCCTCTGCACTACTTCCCGGTACAGCTGAACATAGATAAGCACGAATATTGAGGCAGTTCTTTCTCCAGTCACACAGCTGTAAGAGTACAGGGTCATCACTGGGTagctcttctttctctctgtttcttgcTCATGAGAAATGCTTTAGACTGCAGCTTCTGACAATTGTCTCAGTGGCTCAAATCTCCAATATGTGTCTTTTCTTACTTGCAGCCATCAAAGTGAACTGCAACGGTTTCTGTGGCATCACCAGCAAGGTAAACGACACATCATGGACGATGGAGGAGCAGTACTTCAACAGTACCCTCTCTGTTGCAGACAAAGGTATGCTGCTGAATATTTGATATGCTAACTACAAAGCTGAGTTTGATATACGCAAATGTCCAGATTAGGCCCTTAAATACTTCCTTGTCACATGGTTTGGTCGTGGAAATTTAGACAAATCTTCCAACAGTGGAACAATGCTTTGCTCATGTACACCATAAAAATGAAGCTAGTGTGGTGAAAAGAACTGAATTGTAAAGACTGTAAAAATGACGTTCCTATTTTCCACTGCAGCCCTGAGGCGTATCTACCTGTTAGGAAACAGCAGGTGACGGTTAAAGTTTCCACTAAAAGGTGGTGcctgttctctctctgtctcacacagGAACTCTGAAGCAGGGAGAACACACTTTCCCCTTCAAGTTTCTCATACCAGGTAGGAGTGTGGAGAGATAGCATGAACATGTGTCACTGCTCATtcttcactgtgtttgtgtttgtatttcccAGCCTTAGACATGTCCTGCATGATAACGTTTGCCCTGACTGAGAATGGGACTGTTTCATTATTTGCATGAGGTTACGCCactgattttcttcttcttatacAAAGGAAATCATTTGACAATTATAGATTGTTGTTGGAAAGTCCCAGTCATGCAATGTGATTCATTCATGTATTAAGACATTTAAATGTACTCTGCTTTAAACAATAGATCCTGCTCATATTGTTTTCAACAAAGAGgtactttttttctctcacGGACACATTCACAACATTTGAATATGTAAATATCGATAAGATCTCCCATATTCTCCATACATTTTTCATGGTACACTCATCGACCATTTTGTTACTTACACCTTGCTTGTACAGAATTGGACCCCCTTTTACCTTTTGGAAGTACCTTAATTGTTCGTGGCGTAGACTTAGGAATGTTTCTAACACCTTGTTAAGAGTTTTGGTCCCTATTGACATGCAATGCAGCCTTATAATGGCTGCCACATGTTTCTGTGAAGTGCTCTTTGGCCTGATGTTCACCAACATGGGAGTTGACATTCTGATAAGATTTTATAAAAGAACATGAAAGCTCGGTCTTGTCTATGTCCTAATTATTAGTATAGGGATTTGTGCTGATATGTGGACATGTGTAAGGTTAAAACTTATATTGTTAACTGGCAAGTACATGACAGTGGACTTTCCATGATGTTTCAGAGGAACACAAAAGGGAGTAAGTGAGTAGAATAATGcattactttttaaacaagaaaagcactcagagtgcagtactccgccaaggctgctcagttgttgtatgatttctgacggacaAGTCTcaataagtcctcagtggtggatttgtagtaggatcacagtcatgtgatcgtcagtagGCAggtgatgtagtgttcacttgttgtcatggttacagtgccactgtgccgctatctcacaatgatacagaaatctttaacaaatccatggatccagactataagccgcatcactgccaaaatctaatcacttggtccttgtgtcatttctgaccttccctgaaaatttcatccagatacgttggtctgtttttgagtaatgttactaacagacagacagacagacagacagacaagtcaacgcattccttggcagagtaataagtaACTTTTCATGTGGAATACATACCTTTTAACACTGGTTATGAGTGTCTGGCACTAACTGTGCCACATTCAAAGTCGCTCAAATCGCCTTTCTCCTGATTTCTGTTGCTTGGTTTGAGTTGTGCTCCTGCTTCCATgttttcaaattaatttaagCTCAGCTCAGGAAAAACTGTAGCTCTATCATCATTCTGACCAGTGTGCATTGAACAACACAGAAGTAAAATATCAGCAAAACATACTTTTAAATGGGGGGTGACTTTAATTTGCTGCAATTCATAACTCAAATCAATacttgtataataataataggtcCAGCTAAAATGAGAGTGAGCTTCTATTCATAAGGTGGACAGAAATAATAATGTTCAGGGAGAGAGATAACATGTTGTGTTGACAGTGTTTTGTACTCCCCCAAGTGGCAAAAATCCATCAATGTAGACTCTTTCTCTAAGCACCACATCATTGGTGCTTTCATCAAGAGTCTGTGTTCATACAGTTAATACTCTGGCTGgacaaaataatggaaaaacaagCCTGCGTTTGGTTTATTACCACTTGGTTTTATTCTAATTGTTTTGGCAATCACTCCCAAATTCTATTCAGTAAAAGTATTTAAACACAAGCAGTTAGATGATAAGACAGATCATAAAAAGTTCTTGTCAAACTTACTTTACCTACCAATTACTGATATTCAGTGTGTTGCCTTTAAGTTGGACCACCAGTTGATAGGGTGAAGAGGACAAACTAAAGTTTTGTTCACCACTTGCCTGACTTGTGATGTCAGGATGTTTTCAGGTCTCAGGAGTGACTTCAGTGAATACAGGCGTATCATAACTGACCCAAGTTGAATCAAACCTGACATTACCTCTCAGGTTATAATTTCTTCtggccagttttttttttttttctcgttacCAGTTGTCAATTGTATCCTCGTGTTGAAGCTCTTGATAGAGGCACATGGTAACAATTTGACTGCCTGGATCTTTAATATTTCAGAGGATCTAAATGAGaacaattcttgaaaatgttttagaagataatatttaaataataggAGATGGGTGTGTTTTGTATGCTGGGGATTCTCCTCAGGATTTCCATCTGTCACTACTACAGACTGACGTCAACAGCTGTAAATGTGTTCCACTTACTCATTACAATGCAATCTGCAAGAGCACTCCCTGATGACAGCTGTTCTTTGTAATGGACTCTTCTTAACCTCAGTTGCAGCAAGTCAAGGAAAATACTTGATGAGATTAAGTTTCTATTGATAGACATcaaacttgtttgttttttttatgatacATTTTTGGTACATTTGGGACTTGGAGGGAAGAACACCTTGTCCCTCACTTCCTCTCTACACATTGTTGCCATGGTTTGTTTTCATAGTTTGTCACACATGAGAGAACGCAGTCTACCCTTGTGTTTTACCTTTGTTAAGTCACTTCTCTGCTGGAGAGGTTATTTTTCCAGGTAAAACCCTCTCCGCAATGTGACGAGGATCACAGAGTCTAGAAACCAGCCCCACTGGTCTTTTCGCTGTAAACAATCTAAACATGTCATTCAGTATGTGTGACTTCAGCCCTAGAGGGTTTGCAGATGTACCAGAggtctttttctttcatgtttatGTAAAAATTAACTTGTGATTTATGAGGTTTTGGAAATTTATGGAATATGCATAATGTACTGTGAGAAGTCATTTTGGCCGATGTCAGTGTATTATGGAAAAATTGTCTGCGATCAGATATCAGTCTCCTGAATGAACAGCAACAATGttaaaagataaaatagaaCATGGAAACTGTGCTTTAACAACCTGTTTTTGTGAGCTGAAACTGCAGTCATACAGATCTGACTTCTTCTCCACAGCCACTGCTCCGACGTCTTTTGAAGGCAACTATGGTAAGATCATTTACAGAGTGAGGGCTTTTTTTGACACACCGCGATTTGCCAAGGACTACAGCACAGAGAAGCCTTTCTACCTGCTAAGCCTTCTAAACCTGAATGAAGTGCCAGATATATGGGTGAGACTTTACAGATGTATGTTCCTTCATTGACTGGTTAGATGAATACATCAGGCCAAAGCTGGTCTTCACAGTTCACAAACACGGCCACCAAatgttttcttgttcatttaatccaaaattcacattttgtggTAACTGGAATAATCTTGTGTCGGAACAtcttttttgtcaaacagcagtTTGTGGAGGTGCCCAGCACTTCAGGGCAGTATCTCCACCTACAGTGGGGTTTGTTAGAAGGGCTCAGTGAGTACAGAGTCTTGGACTGTGTACAGATACAGTACTGAAGACCTGGAAGGTCACTGCTGTTGATGCAACAAGTTCATTGttctgaaaacacagagagtCCCAGACACTTGGGACTTGTTGGTTTTGACAAGAAATATGTTCAGCATACAACTACCAGCAAAACTGCAATATGTCATTTATGGATCAAATGAAACAGGAACTATATTAGTGTGTTTTTGAATGACAATCAATCTTTGTTTGTCTCCTTGAGTTGATGTAAAATAGACAAATCCAATCAATGCAGAGTATCTACTGTTGAACTGTTGAACAAACTTTAATAAACATGTGTACCATGTCTCTCTACCATTTTTCATGCAGGGTACCTGTTCATCTGCAGTGACCCAGCAGTTCACTTACATGCTGGTGAAAACGGGTACTGTGGTCCTGAAGGCCCACACCGACATGAAGGGCTACACAGCAGGCCAGATCATCCAGGTGACGGCCAACATACACAACCAGTCTGGGAAGACCACAGGCAACATGGCAGCCAGCCTGATGCAGGTCAGACCAAACTTTTTAATGCTCTGCTTTCTATTGCTGATTTGTCTTTGTTACTGATATGTTTTTATCTCTGTGCAAcccattttcatttattttttcatccctATCAGTAATAAAATAATCTCACGTTTTATCATCTATCAGTATTGCAGTTTCTTAACAAAATAAACCCCTGTCTGTTTTAGCTGGAAAGGTAAACCTAATAGAACCAGCTCATATGGGTAGACCCAAAAACCAAGCAAAGTACCTTATAGCAGGTGGTAGATGTAGCTGGTAGATGGGCTGATGTGAGCTTGTGGCTGAATGTAACAGGTTCAGTGTTACAAGACGTGGCTGGAAGTGTTCTATAGATTCTGTTATAGAGCCTATTTTTACATGTCATCAAATCTCAGAAAAATAGACCAGACTAAAgacataaatctttaaaaaggcGACAAGAGTATTAGGATACAATAATTTTGCTTTGGGTCTTTTAATGACAAACTTTTTAAAGGAGTTTTGAAGTTTTTCTTGTAACTACCCACACAGAATGCATTGTGTTATATTAGACCAGCtgataggtggaaaaaaatgaactcttgTACAGTTTGGAGCCCTGAACATTTTTAAGAATGACAAACACCAAACACCTCATGGTGGCCATTTTACTTTATCACAACTAGCCTTGTAATTCACAAAACAGGTTGTCTGTCTATAGATTTTGATTGTCATGGATTATATTGATAACATTTACACCAGACactgttcagctgaaaagtttaTGGTGAATTTAGAAGATGTTGTAACCTTAAACTTTGTAACATAATGTCTGTGGCATTTACGTTGTGTAggattttaaaatctgtattcCTCTGTTTATTGACCccacaatacaaataaacaaaatgaccttgtgcaaacaaaatgaccttgtgctgagcacaggtgtgtgttatacatgtgtacgttatgtacggataccaaattgcgtgacctaaatatgtagtgagcGGCGGGAATTgagggactcagaaacacccccacaatttaatcagttgttccttgaatgatttctgacggataagtcctgataagtctgcagcagtcaaTTAATAgttggatcacaatcatgtgatcgtcagcaggcagctgacgtagtgttcacttgttgtcatggttacagtgccactatctcacaatgatacagaaatctttaacagatccatggatctagactataagccgcatcactgccaaaatctaatcacttggtctttgtattatttctgaccttccctgaaaatttcatctaattCCAtgagtccgtttttgagtaatgttgctaacagacagacaaacagacagacaaaccaacgctgattgtcacaAAGCTCCGCCACATTCCTTAGCGGAGTAAAAAACCCTGTCTGTGTTACAGTAACTGTGGAAGCTCCTGACAAGCTGTATTGCCGTCACCACACACTGAGCCCAGGTTCTGAATGTCCATGTGTGTTTTCAGAGAGTGACCTATGAGACGAAGAAGCCCACCCATGATGTGAGGACGATagcagaggtggagggaggCGTGGTGAAGGCCGGCAAGGAGGTGGAGTGGAAGGAGCAGATCATCgttcctcctctccctcagtCCTCCCTCGCTGGTTGTGAGCTCATAAAGATTGAATATTTTGTCAAAGTACGTTAATATTCATCCTCTGTTACGTTATCAGCAGTATTTTCTCCTGTCTGAATAAGTGCTTgagttacattttaaaaatgctgtccagACTGCAGTAGCACAAAGTTAAAGAAAAGGCCTCTTGTTTTCttattaaaaatgcagtaacTGATTTATCTCTAGTTCAGCCAACAATACTTACTACAATCATAAGCAGAATAGCAAAAACAGACCAGACattatgaagaaaataaaagaaagataCAGTAATAATAACGATAGTGGCAGCATAGtccacaacaataacaataaagttTTAGAAGTTATATACAGTAACAAACTAGCATCATATCAAACATAACTGTTGATAATACCATGAATATCATTAGTACAATGATTAATAAGGAAAGAGATCTATTGAAAAGCAGTTAAAAGAGATTTGGTTATGAGAATAAACTCTGTGCTCCTCCAGTAAATGTAACCtctgttctctttttctctgatGAACCAGGTAAATCTGAAGTCTCCTGAAGTCCAGCTGACGTTACCAGTCCACATCGGTAATGTCTCACTTGACAAAAAACTCCATCCTTCCAAAAAAGCAGCCCCTCCCTCCACTGAAGATACACCAGCCTCCACTTCTACACCAGACACCTCCGCCTCTGCCTCCACACCCACCCTGCCCCCTCGCCCTGCCCCAAAGCCGGCTCCTCGTCCTGCCCCTCGCTCCAGGATGTCCTCCCACAACTCCCCCAGTGCTCCTTCAGCTGAGTACCACCCAGGGGCAGAGGGCGGGACCCCGATGAACGACGACTTCCCCAACAAGCGTCAGTCTCAGCTGGTGTCACCCAATGCTTTCAGCTATGCCCCAGGTCTGTTTTTCCCCCAGAGCCAGCTACCCAGCGGTCCTGCCGCTGTCCCCAGTGGACCTCCATTCAGCGGCTCTGCAGGAGCAACAGCACCGTACCCTGTCAACGGTGCCAGCTCCATGCCAACACCACTAATCGTGCCTCCAAACTACAGCACCTCAGCTTATCCACAAGGTTGGTGGCACAGCTTCCTAGCGTTCATGCCCTGGTTATGAATACAGTAGAGGAGGATGTTTTCTTTCGATTTTAACACAAACTTGATcttggtctaacccacaaaaatcCAGAGTTTTATACACACTAccagacacaccttctcattcagtgctttatatttatctgtattattttctccattgtagattaatactgaagattatcacttttttgtttacaacatagttccatatgtattcttgtataattttgatgtcttcagtattagtctacaatgtataaaataatgaaataaaaagcattgaatcagaaggtgtgtccaaacttttgactggtagcgtagtttttgtattattttttggtCAAGATTTTAAtgtcagagtggtctaacccacaacccaaatatagcctTACTGTGGTGCtttgaatgttagaccattcttcaAAACATATAACTTtaaacccatttttctcaaagaC
Above is a genomic segment from Amphiprion ocellaris isolate individual 3 ecotype Okinawa chromosome 6, ASM2253959v1, whole genome shotgun sequence containing:
- the arrdc1a gene encoding arrestin domain-containing protein 1a, producing MGKLQAFEIAFDKKKEVYSPGDSITGTVTIKVSQPLQCKAIKVNCNGFCGITSKVNDTSWTMEEQYFNSTLSVADKGTLKQGEHTFPFKFLIPATAPTSFEGNYGKIIYRVRAFFDTPRFAKDYSTEKPFYLLSLLNLNEVPDIWGTCSSAVTQQFTYMLVKTGTVVLKAHTDMKGYTAGQIIQVTANIHNQSGKTTGNMAASLMQRVTYETKKPTHDVRTIAEVEGGVVKAGKEVEWKEQIIVPPLPQSSLAGCELIKIEYFVKVNLKSPEVQLTLPVHIGNVSLDKKLHPSKKAAPPSTEDTPASTSTPDTSASASTPTLPPRPAPKPAPRPAPRSRMSSHNSPSAPSAEYHPGAEGGTPMNDDFPNKRQSQLVSPNAFSYAPGLFFPQSQLPSGPAAVPSGPPFSGSAGATAPYPVNGASSMPTPLIVPPNYSTSAYPQEAPPSYDESCNT